The nucleotide sequence AGAATAAAAGAACCCGACAATCCGGGTAGGGTCATCCCCGAAACACCGATGATTCCGCAGAAGAACACAAAAATAAGATTGCTGTTTTCCTTAGCCGGTTCGAGAAAACTGATACTCACTCCGGCAATGATGCCGCATAACAGGTATCCGAGATATTTTCGGTTCCATTCGCCAAAATCCTTGGCGATGAAGTAGATCGAACCGATGATCATTCCGAAGAATGCACTCCATACATATAATTCGTAATGAACGATCAAATAATCCAGTACCTTGGAAACGCTAAAATAGCTAATGATCATTCCAAGTATCAACAAACTTAGGAATTGACCGTTTATATACTGATAAAAACTTCTGAAGCGCCCGTTAATTAAAAGCGCAAAAGCCTTTCGGTTAATTTTTTGAAGGGAATATATAAATTCTTCATAAAACCCGGCAACGAAGGCCACAACGCCTCCCGATACGCCCGGGACTTTATTTGCTGCACCCATTCCCAAACCTTTTAGGACCAACCAGATCTTATCTGAAAATGAGCGAGGTTCGTACATTTTTTATTTTTTCTGAATTGCAATTCGTTCCAGAATAAAGATACTTAAAAAGCCAAGGACAATAAAGACCATGGCCAATAGAATTTTTGGATCATCGGGGTAGGAAGTAGGGAAAATACTTTTCTCCAAAAAGGGAATTTTTTCTCCATCGTGATTTAATCGATATTCCAAAACTTCTTTCCATGGCCAGATCTTGTTTAAGGCACCGATCATAAATCCGGTTAGGATAGCGAGGATAAGGTTTTTATGATTTTTAAACATCCAGTTCAATACTCTGGAGAATACTTTGAGACCCACAATAGCTCCCGCCGCAAAGATGAGGATCTTTACTAATGCGCCGGAGATAAGATCCCAATTCATTGTGGTAATTCCTTCTCCCAACGTGCTTAAGGTACCGATAATGGCTCTGTATGCTCCTAGTAACAAGAGGATAAAAGATCCTGATATCCCAGGTAATATCATCGCGATGATCGCAATAAAGCCGGCTAAGAAAAGAAACCAGTTGCTGTCCGGAGTTCCTACAGGTTTTGCAAGGGTAATGGCATAAGCAAAGCCCGAAGCAATTACAAGAGCCAGTATATTCACCAACTTCCATTCACTAACCTGTTTACCCACATATATTATACTCGCAGCGACGAGTCCGAAAAAAAACGACCATACTAAAAGGGGATGGTCGGAGAGTAGCCAGGTGATTAGTTTTGCCAATGAAATTATGCTTAGGATCACCCCCGAGAATAAAGCAAGCAGGAATCCTAGATTATAATGTCGCCAGGCACTTAAAAACCCCTCAGCTCGCCAAATTTTAAAAAACCCGAGGTCGAGTTTGTGAATGGTCTCGATCAATTCTTCGTAGATACCGGATATAAAGGCAATGGTACCGCCAGAAACTCCCGGGACTACATCGGCAGCTCCCATGGCAATTCCTTTTAAAGAAATAACGAGGTATTGGAGCAGATTACGTGAAGGCATAGATTGCGTGTCTTTGCCTCAAAATTAAGGAAATTAAACAGAAGGATTTTGTCGTTTCTGAATTATTTCCCGCACCGATTTCCGCTCGTAGATGGACGGGAAGATCTCTTCGATGATCATGACAAATTCCGGCTCGAACTTTAGAGCATTCTTTAAATGATATTCACCCTTGGTTTCTTCATTCAAATAATAGTAAACACCGGCCAGCCTGTATTCGATCTCGGCACACTCCGGATAGAATTCTGCTGCCTGATTCAAATTATTGACTGCAGCCTCGTATTCGCCCAAACGAATCAATATATCCGACCGTGATACCCAGGTCTCAAGTTCGTAGTTGCCTAATTCAATTGTTCTTCTAAAGGCGTGTTCTGCCTCTTCAAAATGATTGAGTCGATTACTTATTCGGGCATATCGCTTCCAGTACAGCACGTTTTCACTGTCGATATTGATAGCCTTGTCTATATAATAGAGCGCCTTCTGATAATTTTTCCGTTTAAAATAAAAATCGGTGATCGCTATCCAGCCTTTATCCAATAGCGAATCTTCTTCTACACATTTTGTGAAGAACTGAAGCGCCAGCTCACTATTCCCTAGTTTTTCGTGGCATTTTCCGATCCGTAAGAGGGCAAATGAAGTGGGATCATCGAGCCCTAAAGTGATCGAATAACTTTCGATCGCCTCGTGATATTGCTTGAGTTTTTCCTGCACCTTTCCTTTTTCGAGATAGGCGCCAATAAAGGAATCGTCGCTTATAATGGCAAAATCGAAGGCAGCCAGGGCCTTTTTAAAATACTTAAGTACGGTGTATTGTTTTCCAACCTGATGCCATGCCACTTCACAATAAGGGTTCTTATTGAGAAAGTCGTTCAAGTAATCAATAGCGGCTTCGTGCTGTTCTAAATAGTCGAAACAATAAATGATATTATATAATGCCGAATAATCTTCCTCATCCTGTTCCAGGCACTTCATAAAATAGTACTTGGCATTCTCAAAATCTTCCATAAACAGGTACTCCATTCCCATGAGGGAGAGCACATCTGCTTCGTCGTTGGTGATTTCCAACGCCTTTTCCAAAAGTAAAATAGCCTCTTTGTGGTTATCCCTTCTGGAGAGAATATTGGCTTTCTGAATATAGATCTCCTCATTGGATTGTTCCAGAACATAAAGATCGTCCAGTAATTCCTCAGCGATATCCAGTTTGTTCTCAAAAATATACATCTCTACCTGAAACAATTTCAGATTTGTAGAGGTAGGATGTTGTTCTAATCCCAGCTTGACTGCCTTTCGTGCAAGTGCAATTTTTCCGTTTTCGAGGTAATGCTGAATGATCTCTTCAAACTCTTCAGAGTCAAAAAAGAGCACATTATTAGTCTTAAGCATGGATTCAAAGCGGGAGAGGGAGAAGTTGTTATGCTCGTTAGGGCTCATTTGCATACGCAGCGTTTTACTGATTCTTCTATTTTAAAGATACTAATGTAATAACGGATTCAATAGTTGTGCCGCTATTGTTGTTAACAAGCTTATCAACACAATAAAACGGAAGTAAATTGCTGAAAATCAACCACTAAGCAGAGGGATATTTTTTAGAAACTGATGTGAGAACTTCGGTCAATATGGCACAGCCTTCTTTAATCTCGTCATCGGTAATGGTGAGCGGAGGTGTTATGCGCACAGCTTTGGGCTCAAAA is from Constantimarinum furrinae and encodes:
- a CDS encoding DUF368 domain-containing protein, with protein sequence MYEPRSFSDKIWLVLKGLGMGAANKVPGVSGGVVAFVAGFYEEFIYSLQKINRKAFALLINGRFRSFYQYINGQFLSLLILGMIISYFSVSKVLDYLIVHYELYVWSAFFGMIIGSIYFIAKDFGEWNRKYLGYLLCGIIAGVSISFLEPAKENSNLIFVFFCGIIGVSGMTLPGLSGSFILILFGNYVLLLVDSVNALFDTITALLQFDFSFVNDAEQMELLKVLGVFSLGSLVGLVSLSHLLAYVLKRYKKATYAVIIGFIAGSLGVVWPWKEKLLELDAEGQVRMDANGREIIKGYDRYWPTELSNETMLAILFIIIGTLIVLSLDWYHKSRTSTNG
- a CDS encoding DUF368 domain-containing protein; amino-acid sequence: MPSRNLLQYLVISLKGIAMGAADVVPGVSGGTIAFISGIYEELIETIHKLDLGFFKIWRAEGFLSAWRHYNLGFLLALFSGVILSIISLAKLITWLLSDHPLLVWSFFFGLVAASIIYVGKQVSEWKLVNILALVIASGFAYAITLAKPVGTPDSNWFLFLAGFIAIIAMILPGISGSFILLLLGAYRAIIGTLSTLGEGITTMNWDLISGALVKILIFAAGAIVGLKVFSRVLNWMFKNHKNLILAILTGFMIGALNKIWPWKEVLEYRLNHDGEKIPFLEKSIFPTSYPDDPKILLAMVFIVLGFLSIFILERIAIQKK
- a CDS encoding tetratricopeptide repeat protein — protein: MQMSPNEHNNFSLSRFESMLKTNNVLFFDSEEFEEIIQHYLENGKIALARKAVKLGLEQHPTSTNLKLFQVEMYIFENKLDIAEELLDDLYVLEQSNEEIYIQKANILSRRDNHKEAILLLEKALEITNDEADVLSLMGMEYLFMEDFENAKYYFMKCLEQDEEDYSALYNIIYCFDYLEQHEAAIDYLNDFLNKNPYCEVAWHQVGKQYTVLKYFKKALAAFDFAIISDDSFIGAYLEKGKVQEKLKQYHEAIESYSITLGLDDPTSFALLRIGKCHEKLGNSELALQFFTKCVEEDSLLDKGWIAITDFYFKRKNYQKALYYIDKAINIDSENVLYWKRYARISNRLNHFEEAEHAFRRTIELGNYELETWVSRSDILIRLGEYEAAVNNLNQAAEFYPECAEIEYRLAGVYYYLNEETKGEYHLKNALKFEPEFVMIIEEIFPSIYERKSVREIIQKRQNPSV